CTGCTGGTCGACCTCGGTCGCGTGCACGGCGTCGTAGGTGGTGATGAGGTAGCGGCCGACGGCGGGTACCCAGTGCACGCCGCCCTCGGCGCGCAGGCGCTCGTAGATGGGGAAGGGGTCGCGGTAGAGGTCGGCGATCTGCACCCAGTCGGCGACGGGAGGGGTCGGCATCGTTCGCTCCGCTTCCACGCGCGGCACCGTCGCTGCGCGTGCATCCAGCATGGGTTGCACGCTTCTTCGTGAAAAGCGGAGAGATGCGGGATGCTTCTGCGGTAGAACCGAGGAATGAACGCCAGCGAACCTGACTGGGCAGTAGATGCGCGCGAGCGGGCAGTAGATGCCGCGAATCAGCCCGAATCACGACATCAAGTGCCCAGTCTTATGGGACGAGGCCCCGCATGAGCCCCGACTCCCCCATCCCCGACTTCACGCTGCGCCAGCTCGCGTACCTCGTGGCGGCGGCCGACGACGGCACGATCGCGGCGGCGGCGGCGCGGCTGCACGTGTCGGCGTCGGCGATCTCGGATGCGATCAGCGAGCTCGAGCGCTCCCTCGGCGCGCACCTCGCGATCCGTCGCCGCGCGCACGGCCTCACCCTCACGAGCGCCGGCGCGCACGTGGTCGCGCAGGCGCGTCCGCTGCTCGCAGCCGCCCGGGAGCTCGCGACGAGCCTCGCCGCCGACGGCGCCCTCGTGGGCCCGATCACGATCGCGTGCTTCCCCACGCTCGCGCCCACGATCCTGCCGCCGCTGCTCGCGGGGTTCGCCGCCGAGCATCCTGGCGTCGACCTGCGCGTCGTCGAGACGACGCAGGACGGCCTCGCCGGACGCATCGAGTCGGGCGAGATCGACGTCGCGTTCGTGTACGAGACGCTCGTGCCGGGCAACCCGCGCCGCCGGCGTCTGTACGCGCTGCCCGCGCACGTGGTGCTCGCCGCCGACGACCCGCTCGCGGCGCAGCCGACGGTGCGGCTCGAGACGCTCGTCGACCGCGACCTCATCCTGCTCGACGCGCCGCCGTCGAGCGAGCACACGCTCTCGCTCTTCGCCGCGCGCGGCCTCACGCCGCGCATCCGCCAGCGCGTGCGCAGCTACGAGGCGGTGCGCACGCTCGTCGGCCGCGGGCTCGGCTACGGCATCCTCGTGCAGCGCCCGGCGAACGCGGCGAGCTACGAGGGCTTCCCCCTCGCGCTGCGCGAGATCGAGCCGGCGGTCGGCCCGGTGGGCGTCGACGTGCTCTGGTCTGCGGATGCGGATGCCCCGCCCCGCGTGCGCGCGCTCATCGACTTCGCGACGTCCTTGGAGTGGCCGGCGCCCCGCTGACGTCGGCTCGCAGCGAGACGCTCCCCCACCAGCTGGTCGAGGAGCGCAGGCGCGCAGCGCCTCCGCGTCACGAGACCACGCGACAGGCCCGCGCGACGCGACCAAGCACGCGGCTGGGCAGGAGACGCGGTCGCGTGGTCTCGTGACGCGTGCTCGCCTGGCGGCTCGCGCGCTCCTCGACCAGCTGCTGGGGCGCACCAAGCCATCCCCCACCCCACCCCGGCTACGCTGAGGCGATGCCCGACTCCGCGCCGACGCCGGCCCCCGACGCCGCTGCGACCGCATCCGCGAGCAGCGCATCCGCGGCCACCGCATCCATCGCGCCGGGCTCGCTCGTGTGGCGCATCAAGTCGTCGCTCATCGGGTACGTGCGCGGCATGTCCGACGGCGAGGTGCTGCTCGACGACGGCGTGCTCGACACCGCCGAGGGCTTCGCGTTCCCGGCGAAGGGCGTCGACGGCGACACGCTGCGCTTCGGTGGCGTCGTGACGTTCCAAGGCCACAACGGCATGATGCACGTCGAGCTGTCGGAGCCGTCGCTCACGCCGGTCGGCGACGGCTGGCGCGTGGAGTTCTCCGACCCCGACGCCCCGACCGTGCGGCTGCACTTCGCCGACGTCGCCTCGGTCGTGACCGGTCGCGACGGCACGCAGCACGGCACGGGCACGTTCCTCGCCGCCGACGGCGCCGACCTCTTCTTCGGGCCGTACGAGCAGGGCACGCCCCTCGACGACCCCTTCGTGCAGGGCTGAGGCAGCCGGCCGTGGTCGATCTCGCGTGGTGGGAGGTCGAGACGCCGTGGCCGGATCGGTTCCGCGAGTTCCACGGCGCGATGTGGGGCTGGACGTTCGATCCCGAGTTCGAGGACGCCGGGATCGGCCGCTACTGGATCGTGAAGGAGCACACGTCGGCGACGATCGGCGGGCTCTGGGAGTCGTCCGCCCTGCGTCCGCCGGCCGCAGGCGCGCGCATCTACCTCGTCGTCGAGGACCTGGAGGCGACGCTCGCCTACGCGGTCGGGCACGGCGCGAGCATCGAGCGCGAGCGCACCGGACTCGGCGGCGACGACAGGTGGTTCGCGACGTTCCGCGACCCGTCGGGCGTCTCGTGGGGCCTCTGGACGGAGCACGAGGCGGCGTCGTAGCGACACCTCGATCCGCTCCCCCAGGCCCGCTCCTCGAGGTGCGAGCGAAGCGAGCCTCGAACGGCGCCCCCGAATGACTCCCGCGTACGCTCGCCGCATGACCCGCACCGACCGCGCCAGCCTGCTCGTGCACGTCGACCGCGCGACGGCCTTCGCGGCGCTCACCGACCGCGTCGCGCTCGAGGCATGGCTGAGCCCCGAGGGCATGTCGGGCCGCTTCGAGCGCTTCGACATGCGCGCCGGCGGCTCCTACCGGCTCGTGCTGACGTACGACGACGCGTCGGATGCGCCTGGCAAGACGACGGCCGCCGAGGACGTGTCGGAGGTGCGCATCGCATCCCTCGATCCGGGCCGGTCGATCGTGCAGCTCGTCGACTTCGAGTCCGACGACCCGGCGTTCCAGGGCACGATGACGATGGAGTCGACGGTCGTCGACGACCCGCACGGCGCGGTCGTGACGATCGAGGCGCGCGACGTGCCACCGGGCGTCGGCGCCGCGGATCACGCGCTCGGCATCACGAGCTCGCTCGCGAACCTCGCGCGCTACCTCGAGGGCTGAGCGTCAGGCGACGACGACGCCCGCGCCAATCGCCATGACGAGCAGGAGGAAGCCGACGATCCCGGCGGCCGAGGCCACGATCGTGACGACCTTCGGGAAGGCCCGATCCCGCCGACGTGCCCGGAACCTCGCGACGAGCACCACGATCGCGAGCGCGACGGCGATGGCGCCGAGCACGCCGAGCGTCTGGAAGACGGGTGTGAGGTCGGCGGTGAGCGGATCGGAGGGTCCGGCGCCGTCGCCTGCGAGGAAGAGCATGGCGACAGGCTGCCCGCCGCCCTCGCCGCGGCGCGCTGCCTGGACAGCGCGCGGCGGCGGGCGCTATGCGACGGCGTCTCAGGCCGGCGGTGCGATGCGCACCGTCACCGCATCCCCCACGTCCTTGCCGAGCTGCTTCCGCACCTTCGCGCTGATCGACACCATGTGCCGGCCGGTGCCGGTGGGCACGGCGCCGACGTTCGCCAGCACGACGTCGTCGATCGTCGCGTCGACGCGCGTCGAGCGGCCGCTGCCGAACAGCTCGGCGGAGTCGGGGATGGCGACGCACGACCACACGTCGCCCTTCACGTCGACGCCGATCGTCGTCTCGAACTGCACCGCATCCCACGTCATGCGGTCACGGTAGCCCGGACCCCTCGACGCCGCGCCGCTCGTTGCGTTTTGCAGGCGATTCGGGTGGGCGGAGGGAAGATACCCCTCTGCCACCCCGAATCGCCTGCAGAACGCAACCGCCGCATCCGGGTCGGTGCGTATTGCAGGTGATTCCGGCTTTCGAGGGAACATTCCCCTCAGGAGGCGGAATCGCCTGCACAACGCAACCCGCGAGCAGCTACCCGGCGTCCTCCACGAGGTTCAGCTGCGTGCCGTCGAGGTCGACGAGGTAGCCGATGCGCAGGCCGCTCGCCTCGCGCCGCACGGGGTGGAGGCGCGGGCAGCCGACCGTCGCCTCGGGCACGCCGGCGGCGCGGATGTCGGCGACGAGCGCATCGACGTCGGCGACGCGCAGCACGCACATCGCGTCGCTCGTCGCGGGGTCGGCGTCGGGAGCATCGTAGAACTCGAGCTGCACGGTGCCGCGGCGCAGGATGAGCCAGCCGTCGTCGTGCACGGCCTCGAACCCGAGGCGCCCGTAGAACGCGATCGTCGCGTCGAACGACCGCGACGGCAGCACCGGGATGGCGCGGTCGGTCATCCGGGGTCGACCCCGAAGTCGCCGCCGTCCGCCGCCCGCTCGGCCTGGGGCACGTACTCGCGCGCATCCTCGTACGCGGCGGGCGTCGCCCCCTCGGCGGTGGGGCCGGGCGACGGCCGGTAGATCGTGCGCAGCATGCCGGTGGGCAGCGCCTCGGCCGAGACGAGCGCGAAGTGCTGGATGGCACCGTCGTCGAACAGCCGCTCGCCGGCGCGGGCGGCGACGGGGTGGATGAGCAGGCGCAGCTCGTCGAGCTGGCCCGCCTCCAGCAGCTGTCGCACGACCGAGATCGACCCGGCGACGAGCACCTTCGACAGCCCTTCGGCGCGCAGCGCTCGTGCTGCGGCCACGACGTCGTCGGTGCGCTCGACGGCACGCCAGCCGAGATCCTGGTCGCCGCGGGTGGCGACGACCTTGCGCAGGTCGCCGAGCTCCTTCGCGAAGCCCGCATCCTCGCCGCCCGCCGCTTCGCGATCGGGCCACGCGCCGGCGAACGAGTCATAGGTGACGCGGCCGAGGATGAGCGCGTCGACGCCCGCGTAGTCCTCGCCGACCGCGGCGCCGACGGCGGCGTCGAAGTAGGGGAAGTGCCAGTCGGGGTCGATCTCGGCGACGCCGTCGAGCGAGATGAACAGGGTCGAGACGATCGTCGTCACGCTGACCTCCGTGGTCGGATGCGCTCGACCCTACGCGCGGCGACCGACGGCATCCACCCCGACCGCGCCCTCCAATGCCCGCTCCTTGAGGTGCGAGCGGAGCGAGCCTCGAAAGGAGCCGCACCAAGGCCTCCTCGCAGGGAGCCCTTCGAGGCTCGCTGCGCTCGCACCTCAGGGAGCGTCTTCGCGTCAAAGCCGCCCCACAGCCCCGCCCCGTAGACTCCTCGCACCCATTCCCTGACCCACGAGAGAGAACCCCGTGAGCCATCGAAGCCCCGCCTCCGACTCGGAGTGCCACAGTCCCAGCCCCGACTCGGAGGGACATAGTCCCGACTCCGACTCGGAGGGTCACAGGCCGAGCCTGACCCGAACGCGACGCCCCCGAGGGGGTGAGGACCAGTGATGGAGGCAGTGCTCACGCTGCTGCTGGGCGTGCTGCTGACGTTGGCGATCATCGCCGCGTGCGGCTTCTTCGTGGCGCAGGAGTTCGCCTACATGTCGGTCGACCGCTCGCGGATCGCCGCGAAGGCATCCGCCGGCGATGCGCAGGCGAAGCGCGTGCAGGCGATCACGAAGCGCACGTCGTTCATGCTGTCGGGCGCGCAGCTCGGCATCACCGTCACGGGTCTGCTCATCGGCTACGTCGCGGAGCCGCTCATCGGCGAGTCCCTCGGCGTCCTCCTGGGCGGCGTCGGCATCCCCATGGGCGTCAGCGTGCTCATCGGCACGACCGGCGCCCTGGTGCTGGCGACGATCGTCACGATGATCTTCGGCGAGCTCTATCCGAAGAACTACGCGATCGCGAACCCCGAGCCGCTCGCTCGCGCCCTCGCGATCCCGACGCGCATCTACCTGCTGGCGTTCGGCTGGCTCATCACGGTCTTCGACCATGCGGCGAACGCGCTGCTGCGCCTCGTGCGCATCGAGCCGCTGGAGGACGTGGATGCGAGTGCCACCGCTCGCGACCTCGAGGCGATCGTCGAGGAGTCGCGCGTCAGCGGCCACCTGCCTGCCGACCTGTCGATGATGATCGACCGCATCCTCGACTTCCCGCAGCGCGACGTCGAGCACGCCATGGTGCCGCGGTCGCGCGTGGATGCGGTCGCCCCGGACGCGACGATCGGCGAGGTGCGGGCGCTCATGGCCGTCGGCCACACCCGCTACCCGGTCGTCGACGAGCACGACTCCCCCGTTGGCGTCGTCGCGCTGGTCGACGTGCTGCGCTCGACCGCGTCGCCCGACGCTCCGGTCACCGAGGTGATGCGGGATGCCGTGGTGCTGCCCGCGACGATGCTGCTGCCGCAGGCGCTCGACCGCATGCAGCGCACGCGCAACGAGCTCGTGTGCGTCGTCGACGAGCACGGCTCGTTCGACGGCATCCTCACGATCGAGGACCTCACCGAGGAGGTCGTGGGCGAGATCGTCGACGAGCACGACACCGACGAGATCGCCGTCGTCGCGAGCGGCGACCACGCGTGGGTGCTGCCGGGCGACGTGCACGTCGACGAGGTCGAGCGCCTCATCGGCCACGACCTGCCCGAGGGCGACGACGAGACCATCGCGGGCGTCGCCATCCGTCACCACGGCGACCTGCCGGTGATCGGCGACCTCGTGCGCGTCGACCTGCCCGAGGAGGCCGGCGAGATGGTCGAGGGCATCGAGATCGACCGATGGCTCGAGATCGAGGTCACCGAGGTCGAGCGGCACGTGCCGTCGCAGGTGGTGCTGCGGCTGCTGACGTTCGACCGGAACGCGGATGCTGGTTCGGCGGATGCGGATGCCGATGCGGTCGACGCCTCGGCCGCGAACGAGGAGGTGACCCGATGAGCTGGTGGCTCGTCGCGCTGATCACGACGGCGCTCATCGTCGCGAGCGCGTTCTTCGTCATCGTGGAGTTCGCGCTGCTCGCCGCGCGCCGCCACCGGCTCGAGGAGGAGGCGCCTCGCAGCGCATCCGCCCGTGCCGCGCTGCGCGGCGTCAACGAGCTCACGGTCATGCTGGCGTTCGCGCAGCTGGGCATCACGCTGTGCACCTTCCTGCTCGGCGCGATCACGAAGCCGGCGATCGACTACGCGCTGTCGCCGGTGTTCGAGGCGTGGGGGCTGCCGTTCTGGGCCGCCGACGTGCTCGCGTTCATGCTCGCGCTCATCGTCGTGACCTTCCTGCACCTCGTGATCGGCGAGATGGCGCCGAAGTCCTGGGCGATCGCGCACCCCGAGACGGCCGCGAAGGCGACCGGCATCCTCGCGCGGGCCATGACGTGGCCGCTGCGTCCGTTCCTGCTGTGGATCAACCACATCGCGAACCGGCTGGTGAAGGCGTCAGGCGTCGAGCCCGTCGAGAAGGCTGCGGCGGGCGGGCAGGACGTCGACACGATCCGCGAGCTCGTCGCCCACTCGAAGGCGGCCGGCGTGCTCGAGACGCAGTACTCGGAGCCGATCGCGAAGGCGATCTCGCTCACGACCCTGACGATCGCGGACGTGGTGCAGACGGATGCGGCGCCGACCGCGGTGCCCGCCTCGGCGTCGGCCGCCGACGTGCAGGCAGCCTCGGCCGCCTCGGGCCACCTGCGGGTGCTCGTCGGCTCGGGTGCGGGAGCGCGCGTCGTGCACGTGCGCGACACCCTCGCCGTGGCGGCGTCGACCCCGGTCGAGTCGCTGGCCCGGGATGCGTTCGCGGTCACGCCCGAGACGTCGGTGCACGACGCCCTCACGCGCATGCGCCGCGAGCGCGTGCAGCTGGCGACGGTCGTCTCGTCGTCGACGCTCGTCGGCGTCGTGACGCTCGACGACCTGCTGCGCGAGGTGCTCCCCGGCCCGGCCGACCCCGTCCTCCAGAGTTGAGGTTTTCGGCCCGAGGTGAGGTCACATCGGGCCGAAACCCTCGACTCTCCCCTGGCCCGCTCCCCAAGCCCGCTCCTTGAGGTGCGAGCGAAGCGAGCCTCGAAAGGTGCCCGCCCAGGGGCTCGAACTCCCTACGCGAACCGCCGCCGATTCGCCGAGCGCACCATCCTCTTCACCAGGAACAGGTCGACCACCCACCAGACGCCGAGCGCCGCGAGCCCCGCGACCGGCAGCATGCCGAAGCCCACGATGGTGACGGCGTTCGCGATCGCGGCCAGGAGCATGAGGATGCCGCTCGCCGTGCGCTCCACGTAGATGCGGTGGATGCCGAGCAGGCCGAGGAAGATGGCGAGCGCGAGCGCGACCGCGACCCCGACGCGCTTCCCGGTGGCCGCGACGGCTTGCGGCTGCGTCGGCGGGAAGTAGAACGCGGGCGCCGTCGGTCGCGCATAGGGCGATGGTGACTTGACGGCGGGCGGTCGCGTGAAGGATGCCGACGGCATGATCGGGCTCGACGGCGCGGACGAGACGCCTCGCGGTCGCGTCACGACGTCGCGCCCCTGGTCGCGTGCGTCATGCCACTTGGCACCGTCCCACCAGCGCTCGACCCCATAGGGGTCCTTGCGCCATCCGGCACGACTGTCGGTCGTCATGCTGGGATGCTACGAGCAAGTTCCTGAGCGGAAACCTTTCGCCCGGCGCGTCGTTGCGAGATCGTGACGCAATGTCGGGCAAGGCGTCGAGGTCCACTCGCTGAAGGGCGAGCGCAGCACACTTCGAGTGGTGTCTCGCCGAGGACGCACGTCGGCCGCTACGCGACCGCCGGCACCCCGACCAGCTCGAGGTACTCGCGGATCACCGCATCCACCGAGTCCGGCGCCGTGATGCCGAGCGCGAGCGCTCGCTCGGGCTCGAACGCGCCGGGCCACGAGGCGACGATCGCGACGATCGCCGGGTCGATCTGCTCGTCGACGAGGTCGGACAGCGGCTGCCCCGACACCCGATCCATCGCCTCGAGCATGAGCGCGGGCGTCGTCGAGAGCCCGGGCAGGATCACCGCGGTCGGGCTGCCCCACGCCTCGGCCGACGCCGACGCGGCGCGCACGAGCGCATCCACCGTCTTGACGGGCGACGAGAGGCAGATCGGGGTGTCCGCGGGCACGGGCAGCGGCGCGCGCACGCCGGCGACGGGCTCGCGCACGATGCCCGACACGAACGACGACGCGGCGGCGTTCGGAGCGCCGGGGCGCACGGCGACGGTCTGCAGGCGCACGGTGCGGGCGTGCACGAGGCCGCGGCGTCCGTAGTCGCCGACGAGCAGCTCGGCGATGTACTTCTGCGCGCCGTAGCTCGACTGCGGGCGCGGCAGGGTGTCGTCGCGGATGACGGCGGGCTGGCCGAGGAACGGGTCCTCGCCGAAGACGGCGAGCGAGCTCGTGAAGACGAACGTCGCGGGCGCGGCGCCCGCCTCGGTCGCGGCGCGGAGGTGGTCGAGCAGCGCACGCGTGTCGTCGACGTTGGTCTGCATGCCGAGGTCGAGGTCGGCCTCCGCCGCTCCCGAGACGACGCCGGCGAGGTGGAACACGAGGTCGAGCGGCCCGAGGTTCGCGACCTGGTCGCCGATGGGCCCGACGAGAGCGTCGACCCGCTCGTCGGCGAGCAGCTCGGCCCGCGGCTCGGCGATGTCGAGCAGCGTGAGCCGCTCGACCTGGCCGACCGGTGCCTCGTGCTCAAGGATGCGGTGAGCGAGCTGCGTGCCGACGAACCCGGCCCCGCCGGTGATGAGGATGCGCATGGGTCCATCCTCTCGGACCGCGCCCGAGCGCCGGCCGCGCGAACCCGCGCGAAGTGTCTCTGAGAGCACGAGCACGTGCGATGCGCGCATGCCATCGCTCTCAGAGACATTCCGCGCACGCGGGGCCCGACCGCCGATCCGTCAACGCGACACGGTCGGCTCGTCGGATGCTCGGTCGCGTGCCGCGAGCCACGAGGCCCGACTCGACGCGTCCGGCATCCACCCGCGACGCCCAGCCTGCGACGCGATGCCGCGTCTATGGTGCGAGCGTGAGCGCTGTCGCACCTGCACCCCATCCCGCCGTCGATGCTCCCGTCGAGCGCGCGCGCACCTCGCCGCTGGTGGCGCTCGGAATCGGCGCCGCCGCCGCGGTCGTCGCCCTGCTGCCGTGGATGCTCACGGGCATGCGACTGCCGCTGCAGAACCTGTGGGCCACGGCGACGCTGCCCGACGACATGCCGTTCTCGCTGTGGCCGTTCAACCAGTACCTGCTCGAGCTCGTCTTCGCGATCGCCGGGTTCGCCGGCGCCGTCGCAGCGGTCGTCGGCAGGATCCTGCGGTGGGGCGCGCGGGGCGCGTGGCTCGCAACGGCCGGGATGGCTGGCGTGCTGGTCGTGGCGCTCGCGCAGTCGGCGATCGTGACCGCGGGCGGACTCGACGGGTCGCGAGCCGCGACGCTGTACCTCGTCGCGTTCTCCGGCGCCTCGCTGCTGCTCATCGCGTGCGGGGCGACGCTCGCGGTCATCGGCGTCACTGGGCGCCGCATCGCAGTCGTCGCCGGCACGTTCGGCGCGATCGCCGTGGGCTCGTGGCTCGGGTCGGTCGTGCATCCGTGGGGCGTCGTCGTGCTCTCGCCGGTGCAGCAGGTGCTGCTGCTCGCCGTCACGTGGGTGCCGGCGGTGCTCGTGGGCGCGCTGCTCGCGTGGTGCGGACTGCGCGCGCGGGATGCGGCCGCATGGGTGGTGAGCCTCGTGGTGCTGGCCGTGCTGCCGGCGGCGATCGTCGCGGTCGGCACGGCCATCGGCTACCGCGTGTACTGGACGATGCCGGGCGAGCTGGTCGCGATCGCAGGCGAGACGTTCGTGCGTGGGCTCACGACGGATGCGGCCCTGCTGGCCGTGCCGAGCGTGGCCATCGCGCTCGTGATCGGCCTGCTCGGCGTGGGCGCGCGTGCGTGGGCTCGGCGGCGGAGCGCATCCGCTCCGTCTGCGCAGCAGTAGGGGTCAGCGTCCTCGCGCCGCCGGCATCCGCAGCGTGAGCCCGTGGTGCTTGACGCTGAGCGCCACGCCCACGACCTCGCCGACGGTGTCGCCGTCGAGCTGCAGCAGCTGCGGCTCGTCGAAGCGCGCCTCGAAGCGCTCGGCCTGCGCGTACCGCAGCGCCCGCAGGTCGGGGGTCCTGCGCAGCACCCAGCGGCCGGCGCGCGACGCCTGGAACATGCCGTTCGTGGTGAAGCGCGAGGCGATCTGCGTCCATCCCCATGCACCCTTGGGCTTGAAGACG
The sequence above is a segment of the Agrococcus jejuensis genome. Coding sequences within it:
- a CDS encoding LysR family transcriptional regulator, which encodes MSPDSPIPDFTLRQLAYLVAAADDGTIAAAAARLHVSASAISDAISELERSLGAHLAIRRRAHGLTLTSAGAHVVAQARPLLAAARELATSLAADGALVGPITIACFPTLAPTILPPLLAGFAAEHPGVDLRVVETTQDGLAGRIESGEIDVAFVYETLVPGNPRRRRLYALPAHVVLAADDPLAAQPTVRLETLVDRDLILLDAPPSSEHTLSLFAARGLTPRIRQRVRSYEAVRTLVGRGLGYGILVQRPANAASYEGFPLALREIEPAVGPVGVDVLWSADADAPPRVRALIDFATSLEWPAPR
- a CDS encoding HtaA domain-containing protein, translated to MPDSAPTPAPDAAATASASSASAATASIAPGSLVWRIKSSLIGYVRGMSDGEVLLDDGVLDTAEGFAFPAKGVDGDTLRFGGVVTFQGHNGMMHVELSEPSLTPVGDGWRVEFSDPDAPTVRLHFADVASVVTGRDGTQHGTGTFLAADGADLFFGPYEQGTPLDDPFVQG
- a CDS encoding VOC family protein; this translates as MVDLAWWEVETPWPDRFREFHGAMWGWTFDPEFEDAGIGRYWIVKEHTSATIGGLWESSALRPPAAGARIYLVVEDLEATLAYAVGHGASIERERTGLGGDDRWFATFRDPSGVSWGLWTEHEAAS
- a CDS encoding SRPBCC domain-containing protein, with the translated sequence MTRTDRASLLVHVDRATAFAALTDRVALEAWLSPEGMSGRFERFDMRAGGSYRLVLTYDDASDAPGKTTAAEDVSEVRIASLDPGRSIVQLVDFESDDPAFQGTMTMESTVVDDPHGAVVTIEARDVPPGVGAADHALGITSSLANLARYLEG
- a CDS encoding DUF1905 domain-containing protein, with protein sequence MTWDAVQFETTIGVDVKGDVWSCVAIPDSAELFGSGRSTRVDATIDDVVLANVGAVPTGTGRHMVSISAKVRKQLGKDVGDAVTVRIAPPA
- a CDS encoding VOC family protein, with product MTDRAIPVLPSRSFDATIAFYGRLGFEAVHDDGWLILRRGTVQLEFYDAPDADPATSDAMCVLRVADVDALVADIRAAGVPEATVGCPRLHPVRREASGLRIGYLVDLDGTQLNLVEDAG
- a CDS encoding dihydrofolate reductase family protein; the protein is MTTIVSTLFISLDGVAEIDPDWHFPYFDAAVGAAVGEDYAGVDALILGRVTYDSFAGAWPDREAAGGEDAGFAKELGDLRKVVATRGDQDLGWRAVERTDDVVAAARALRAEGLSKVLVAGSISVVRQLLEAGQLDELRLLIHPVAARAGERLFDDGAIQHFALVSAEALPTGMLRTIYRPSPGPTAEGATPAAYEDAREYVPQAERAADGGDFGVDPG
- a CDS encoding hemolysin family protein, coding for MEAVLTLLLGVLLTLAIIAACGFFVAQEFAYMSVDRSRIAAKASAGDAQAKRVQAITKRTSFMLSGAQLGITVTGLLIGYVAEPLIGESLGVLLGGVGIPMGVSVLIGTTGALVLATIVTMIFGELYPKNYAIANPEPLARALAIPTRIYLLAFGWLITVFDHAANALLRLVRIEPLEDVDASATARDLEAIVEESRVSGHLPADLSMMIDRILDFPQRDVEHAMVPRSRVDAVAPDATIGEVRALMAVGHTRYPVVDEHDSPVGVVALVDVLRSTASPDAPVTEVMRDAVVLPATMLLPQALDRMQRTRNELVCVVDEHGSFDGILTIEDLTEEVVGEIVDEHDTDEIAVVASGDHAWVLPGDVHVDEVERLIGHDLPEGDDETIAGVAIRHHGDLPVIGDLVRVDLPEEAGEMVEGIEIDRWLEIEVTEVERHVPSQVVLRLLTFDRNADAGSADADADAVDASAANEEVTR
- a CDS encoding CNNM domain-containing protein; this translates as MSWWLVALITTALIVASAFFVIVEFALLAARRHRLEEEAPRSASARAALRGVNELTVMLAFAQLGITLCTFLLGAITKPAIDYALSPVFEAWGLPFWAADVLAFMLALIVVTFLHLVIGEMAPKSWAIAHPETAAKATGILARAMTWPLRPFLLWINHIANRLVKASGVEPVEKAAAGGQDVDTIRELVAHSKAAGVLETQYSEPIAKAISLTTLTIADVVQTDAAPTAVPASASAADVQAASAASGHLRVLVGSGAGARVVHVRDTLAVAASTPVESLARDAFAVTPETSVHDALTRMRRERVQLATVVSSSTLVGVVTLDDLLREVLPGPADPVLQS
- a CDS encoding NINE protein, whose protein sequence is MTTDSRAGWRKDPYGVERWWDGAKWHDARDQGRDVVTRPRGVSSAPSSPIMPSASFTRPPAVKSPSPYARPTAPAFYFPPTQPQAVAATGKRVGVAVALALAIFLGLLGIHRIYVERTASGILMLLAAIANAVTIVGFGMLPVAGLAALGVWWVVDLFLVKRMVRSANRRRFA
- the denD gene encoding D-erythronate dehydrogenase; translation: MRILITGGAGFVGTQLAHRILEHEAPVGQVERLTLLDIAEPRAELLADERVDALVGPIGDQVANLGPLDLVFHLAGVVSGAAEADLDLGMQTNVDDTRALLDHLRAATEAGAAPATFVFTSSLAVFGEDPFLGQPAVIRDDTLPRPQSSYGAQKYIAELLVGDYGRRGLVHARTVRLQTVAVRPGAPNAAASSFVSGIVREPVAGVRAPLPVPADTPICLSSPVKTVDALVRAASASAEAWGSPTAVILPGLSTTPALMLEAMDRVSGQPLSDLVDEQIDPAIVAIVASWPGAFEPERALALGITAPDSVDAVIREYLELVGVPAVA